From one Phocaeicola salanitronis DSM 18170 genomic stretch:
- a CDS encoding ATP-binding protein has product MNKLYPIGIQSFEEIRKGGYHYVDKTRLIYQLVKTGKYYFLSRPRRFGKSLLVSTLEAYFKGKKELFTGLAIDTLEQEWTEYPVLHLDLNAQKYETPDSLENILNDALNRWEKLYGTAPSETSLSLRFKGVIQRAAQLTGHNVVVLVDEYDKPLLQTINNEPLQDDFRSTLKAFYGVLKSYDKYIRFALLTGVTKFSKVNVFSDLNNLTDISMDHRYASICGITEEELFHDFEEDIRMLGEANQLTPEETRNKLKDWYDGYHFGIECPDMYNPFSLLNTFARMRFGNYWFDTGTPTFLVEVLKESRYDLNRLTNEMAMADSLGGINTMRRDPVPILYQSGYLTVKGYDDEFQVYYLGFPNKEVEESFTKFLLPCYANLDSGNPAFELTSFVKDVRQGNIDAFMTRLKSFFADTPYELIRDLELHYQNVMFIVFKLLGFYTQVEYHTANGRIDLVAKTDRYIYVMEFKLGGTAEEALQQIEDKQYAKPFETDPRKLYKIGVNFCNQTRNIEKWLVKE; this is encoded by the coding sequence ATGAACAAACTTTATCCGATAGGCATACAGAGCTTCGAAGAAATCCGAAAAGGAGGATACCATTATGTCGACAAGACCCGGCTGATTTACCAATTGGTCAAAACAGGGAAATATTATTTTCTAAGCCGTCCGCGCAGGTTCGGCAAGAGTTTGCTCGTCTCTACCTTGGAAGCCTATTTCAAAGGGAAAAAAGAATTGTTCACCGGACTGGCGATAGATACATTGGAACAAGAGTGGACGGAATATCCCGTATTGCACCTCGACCTGAACGCACAAAAATATGAGACACCGGACAGTCTGGAGAACATCTTGAACGATGCCCTCAACCGCTGGGAGAAACTATATGGCACCGCCCCGTCTGAGACTTCACTTTCCCTGCGGTTCAAAGGCGTTATCCAGCGTGCAGCCCAACTTACCGGACACAATGTAGTAGTATTAGTAGACGAATACGACAAGCCTCTGCTGCAAACTATCAACAACGAACCTTTGCAGGATGATTTCCGGAGCACCTTGAAAGCCTTCTACGGCGTGCTGAAAAGTTACGACAAGTATATCCGCTTCGCCCTGCTGACTGGGGTGACCAAGTTCAGCAAGGTCAACGTGTTCAGCGACCTGAACAACCTGACGGACATATCCATGGACCACAGATACGCAAGCATCTGCGGCATCACCGAGGAAGAACTGTTTCATGATTTCGAGGAAGACATCCGTATGCTGGGAGAAGCCAACCAACTGACACCCGAAGAGACCCGGAACAAGCTGAAAGACTGGTACGACGGCTATCACTTCGGCATCGAATGCCCGGACATGTACAATCCCTTCAGCTTGCTGAACACCTTCGCCCGGATGCGGTTCGGCAACTACTGGTTCGATACGGGTACGCCGACCTTCCTCGTGGAAGTGCTGAAGGAAAGCCGCTACGACCTGAACCGTCTGACCAACGAAATGGCAATGGCAGACTCATTGGGCGGCATCAACACGATGCGAAGAGACCCTGTCCCTATCCTCTACCAAAGCGGATACCTCACCGTAAAAGGATACGACGACGAGTTTCAGGTCTATTACTTGGGATTCCCCAACAAGGAAGTGGAGGAAAGCTTTACCAAGTTCCTCCTGCCCTGCTATGCCAACCTCGATTCAGGCAATCCCGCCTTCGAGCTGACCAGCTTTGTCAAGGACGTGCGCCAAGGAAACATCGATGCCTTTATGACCCGTCTGAAAAGCTTTTTCGCCGATACTCCCTACGAACTGATACGCGATTTGGAACTGCATTACCAGAACGTGATGTTTATCGTCTTCAAGCTATTGGGATTCTACACACAGGTAGAATATCATACAGCCAACGGAAGAATCGACCTCGTGGCAAAAACTGACCGATACATCTACGTAATGGAATTCAAGTTGGGAGGAACGGCGGAAGAAGCCTTGCAACAAATCGAAGACAAACAATACGCCAAGCCTTTCGAAACAGACCCACGCAAACTATATAAGATAGGAGTGAACTTCTGCAACCAGACGCGGAACATCGAAAAATGGTTGGTAAAAGAATAA
- a CDS encoding NUDIX hydrolase: protein MTSDNEKEMFPIVDEEGNITGAATRGECHNGSKLLHPVVHLHVFNSRGELFLQRRPAWKDIQPGKWDTSVGGHIDLGESAEMALIREAREELGITGFTPQLLTHYVFESDREKELVFSHRTTYDGTITPSDELDGGRFWTLEDIRKALGTGIFTPNFENEFKRLGF, encoded by the coding sequence ATGACAAGCGACAACGAAAAAGAAATGTTCCCCATCGTAGACGAAGAGGGAAACATAACGGGAGCAGCCACGCGGGGCGAATGCCACAACGGAAGCAAACTGCTGCATCCGGTAGTACACTTGCACGTGTTCAACAGCCGGGGTGAACTGTTCCTGCAACGCCGTCCGGCGTGGAAAGACATCCAGCCCGGCAAATGGGACACATCGGTAGGCGGACACATCGACCTGGGCGAGAGTGCAGAAATGGCACTGATACGGGAGGCACGCGAAGAATTAGGCATTACCGGCTTCACGCCCCAACTCCTCACGCATTACGTCTTCGAGTCCGACCGTGAAAAAGAACTGGTGTTCAGCCACCGCACCACTTACGACGGCACCATCACGCCCAGCGACGAACTGGACGGCGGACGCTTCTGGACTTTAGAGGACATCCGGAAAGCATTAGGCACAGGCATCTTCACGCCTAACTTCGAAAACGAATTCAAACGGTTGGGCTTCTGA
- a CDS encoding TIGR04133 family radical SAM/SPASM protein, translating to MKESLTLRKRLGLEINRKLTDNLIKEHPLRQLFWECTLRCNLHCRHCGSDCKKIAGYRDMPKEDFLRVLDNVASHTDPHKVFIILTGGEPLVREDLEACGRAIYEKGFPWGMVTNGLFLTPERLEGLIQAGMHTATVSLDGFKEEHNWMRGHPESFDRAIKAIRMLAALPGFVFDVVTCVNKHNYPYLEELKQYLIGIGLKRWRLFTVFPIGRAAHDAELQLSPEEFRGMLDFIKRTRQSRDIRISYGCEGFLGNYEGDVRDHLFSCQAGITVGSVLIDGSISSCPSIRADYHQGNIYQDEFMDVWNNRFLPYRDREWMRTGECASCSYFRYCRGNGMHLRNEKGELLVCHLHKLLTQS from the coding sequence ATGAAAGAATCACTTACACTGCGCAAACGTTTAGGGTTGGAAATCAACCGGAAGCTGACCGACAACCTTATCAAGGAACATCCCTTACGCCAACTGTTCTGGGAATGTACCCTGCGCTGTAACCTGCATTGCCGCCATTGCGGAAGCGATTGCAAGAAAATAGCCGGCTACCGGGACATGCCGAAAGAAGATTTCCTACGGGTGCTGGACAATGTAGCCAGCCACACCGACCCACACAAGGTATTCATCATCCTGACCGGAGGCGAACCGCTGGTGCGCGAAGATTTGGAAGCGTGCGGACGAGCCATTTACGAAAAAGGATTCCCCTGGGGCATGGTGACGAACGGATTGTTCCTTACTCCCGAACGGCTGGAAGGACTGATACAAGCCGGTATGCACACAGCTACCGTCAGTCTGGACGGATTCAAGGAAGAACACAACTGGATGCGCGGACATCCGGAAAGTTTCGACCGTGCCATCAAAGCCATCCGTATGCTGGCAGCCTTACCCGGCTTCGTGTTCGATGTAGTGACCTGCGTGAACAAGCACAATTACCCTTACCTGGAAGAACTGAAACAATACCTCATCGGCATCGGGCTGAAACGCTGGCGGCTCTTCACCGTGTTCCCCATAGGAAGGGCGGCGCACGATGCCGAACTGCAACTCTCCCCCGAAGAGTTCCGGGGGATGCTGGACTTCATCAAGCGCACGCGCCAATCCAGAGACATCCGCATCAGCTACGGATGCGAAGGCTTCTTGGGCAACTACGAAGGAGACGTGCGCGACCACCTGTTCAGTTGTCAGGCAGGCATCACCGTCGGCTCGGTACTGATAGACGGCTCCATCTCGTCGTGCCCCAGCATCCGCGCCGACTATCATCAAGGCAACATCTACCAGGACGAGTTCATGGACGTATGGAACAACCGCTTCCTCCCCTACCGCGACCGCGAATGGATGCGCACGGGCGAATGCGCCTCGTGCAGCTATTTCCGCTATTGCCGGGGCAACGGCATGCACTTGCGCAACGAAAAAGGCGAACTGCTGGTATGCCATTTGCACAAATTACTCACCCAATCATAA
- a CDS encoding radical SAM-associated putative lipoprotein, with protein sequence MKTNKWMTRLLSGALISLGFTSCDNETTDDVYPLEYGSPSVDYRVKGTVTDEAGNPIENIRVIIRNAWDNTPNPYMDDTVYTDKQGAFANEMNTTGGIGKQKVYFDDIDGEANGGTFQSDSTDLADMESTQVKEGSGNWYQGQYEFTVEKKLKKDTE encoded by the coding sequence ATGAAAACAAACAAATGGATGACGCGCCTCCTGTCGGGCGCACTGATTTCTTTAGGGTTCACATCTTGCGACAACGAGACGACAGATGATGTTTACCCATTAGAATACGGAAGCCCTTCCGTAGACTATCGGGTAAAAGGCACCGTGACCGATGAAGCCGGAAACCCGATTGAGAACATTCGGGTCATTATCCGGAATGCGTGGGACAACACGCCCAATCCGTATATGGATGATACGGTCTATACCGACAAGCAAGGGGCATTTGCCAACGAAATGAACACTACCGGAGGTATCGGCAAGCAGAAAGTTTACTTCGATGACATCGACGGAGAAGCCAACGGAGGCACTTTCCAATCGGACAGCACGGATCTTGCCGATATGGAAAGCACGCAAGTGAAAGAAGGCTCAGGAAACTGGTACCAAGGGCAATACGAGTTCACCGTCGAAAAGAAGCTGAAGAAAGATACGGAATAA
- a CDS encoding MBOAT family O-acyltransferase has protein sequence MWQLDWSKLAEVLTYDPSQPMIFNSGLFLFLFLGFSLVYALLQKKTTARLLFVTAFSYYFYYKSSGIYFFLLGIVTVSDFLLARQMVHTVAHWKRKFLVVVSLCINLGLLCYFKYTNFFYEMLCPLWNGSFEPLDIFLPVGISFFTFQSLSYTLDVYRGDLKPLSSLLDYAFYVSFFPQLVAGPIVRARDFVPQIRQPLRVTNEMFGQGIFFIVSGLFKKAVISDYISINFVERIFDNPGLYSGLENLFGVYGYALQIYCDFSGYSDMAIGLALLLGFRFPINFNSPYKSDSVTDFWHRWHISLSTWLRDYLYISMGGNRKGKIRTYINLIVTMLLGGLWHGASWNFIVWGGLHGAALAVHKFLRSLLHRPKTYRSTGIRRFFAVVITFHFVCFCWIFFRNTTFEGSQTMIRQIFTSFHPELFVQLITGYWKVFALMALGYVLHWLPDSWQDACSRGVVRLPLVGQALLVIVLIFIVIQVKSSDIQPFIYFQF, from the coding sequence ATGTGGCAACTGGATTGGAGTAAACTGGCAGAGGTCCTGACTTATGACCCCAGCCAGCCGATGATATTCAACAGCGGACTGTTTCTGTTTCTTTTTTTAGGGTTCAGCCTGGTTTATGCGCTGTTGCAGAAAAAGACGACGGCACGCCTGTTGTTCGTCACGGCATTTTCGTATTATTTCTATTACAAAAGCAGCGGCATTTATTTTTTCCTGTTGGGAATTGTGACGGTGAGCGACTTCCTGCTTGCCCGGCAGATGGTGCATACGGTCGCTCATTGGAAAAGGAAGTTTCTGGTAGTTGTCAGCCTGTGCATTAACCTGGGCTTGTTGTGTTACTTCAAATACACCAACTTCTTTTACGAAATGCTCTGCCCTTTGTGGAACGGAAGTTTTGAACCGCTCGACATCTTCCTGCCGGTAGGCATTTCCTTCTTTACCTTCCAGTCGCTCAGCTACACCCTCGATGTGTATAGGGGCGACCTGAAACCGCTTTCCAGCCTGCTCGATTATGCTTTCTATGTATCGTTCTTTCCCCAGCTGGTGGCGGGTCCCATTGTGCGTGCCCGCGATTTCGTGCCTCAGATACGCCAGCCGCTCAGGGTTACCAACGAGATGTTCGGGCAGGGTATCTTCTTTATCGTGAGCGGTCTGTTCAAGAAGGCGGTCATATCCGATTACATCAGCATCAATTTCGTGGAGCGCATCTTCGATAATCCCGGTTTGTATTCGGGATTGGAAAACCTGTTCGGGGTATATGGCTATGCGCTGCAGATTTATTGCGACTTTTCGGGGTACAGCGATATGGCAATCGGGCTTGCCCTGCTGTTGGGCTTCCGTTTCCCCATCAACTTCAATTCGCCATACAAGTCGGACAGCGTGACCGATTTTTGGCATCGCTGGCACATATCCCTTTCTACGTGGCTCCGCGATTATCTGTACATTTCGATGGGAGGGAACCGCAAGGGGAAGATCCGCACGTACATCAACTTGATTGTAACGATGCTTTTGGGAGGCTTGTGGCACGGAGCTTCGTGGAATTTCATTGTGTGGGGAGGGCTTCATGGAGCAGCGTTGGCGGTGCATAAGTTCTTGCGCAGCCTGTTGCACCGTCCCAAGACCTATCGCAGTACGGGGATTCGGCGTTTCTTTGCGGTGGTGATTACGTTCCATTTCGTCTGCTTCTGCTGGATATTCTTCCGCAACACCACGTTCGAAGGTTCGCAGACGATGATCCGCCAAATCTTTACTTCGTTCCATCCCGAATTGTTCGTGCAGCTGATTACGGGCTATTGGAAAGTCTTTGCGCTGATGGCGTTGGGTTACGTGCTTCATTGGTTGCCCGATAGCTGGCAGGATGCGTGCAGCCGGGGCGTGGTCCGCCTTCCGCTGGTAGGGCAGGCGTTGCTGGTCATTGTGTTGATATTTATCGTGATTCAGGTAAAGAGCAGCGACATCCAGCCTTTCATTTACTTCCAGTTCTAA
- a CDS encoding GDSL-type esterase/lipase family protein, giving the protein MKMNRLRYALALLFLVGQWVYAQDTIPVQPKPDRHSEPIYSSEEMTRLMEFIAVDSPMPDKFLQTEDNVLTDPTASLAPFFAKLKRLDRPVRIVHIGDSHVRGHVFPYVMRRCLEDDFGMRAVEDLPVSYQTSGLAVETGREGVVYHILGVNGATCASYSTPERLQKVADLHPDLVIVSFGTNEAHGRRYSASEHTEAMRTMLAVLKQQCPGAAFLWTTPPGAYVRNGRRGPRVINPRTPSVVSTELRFARENGLAVWDLYDIVGGKERACLNWNAVHFYQRDKIHFTREGYIVQGLLLHEAFIKAYNDYVATGLE; this is encoded by the coding sequence ATGAAAATGAATAGGTTACGATACGCTTTAGCATTGCTCTTTCTGGTGGGACAATGGGTATACGCGCAAGATACTATACCCGTCCAGCCCAAGCCGGACAGGCATTCGGAGCCGATATATTCCAGTGAAGAGATGACCCGGCTTATGGAATTCATTGCCGTAGACAGTCCGATGCCGGATAAGTTCTTGCAGACTGAAGATAATGTTCTGACAGACCCGACGGCTTCTTTAGCGCCTTTCTTTGCAAAGTTAAAACGGTTGGACCGTCCGGTACGCATTGTGCATATCGGCGATTCGCATGTACGTGGACACGTCTTTCCGTATGTGATGCGCCGTTGTCTGGAAGATGATTTCGGAATGAGGGCAGTAGAAGACCTTCCGGTGTCTTATCAGACTTCGGGATTGGCGGTGGAAACAGGCAGGGAAGGAGTGGTGTATCATATCTTGGGGGTAAATGGAGCTACTTGCGCTTCGTATTCCACGCCCGAACGTTTGCAAAAGGTGGCAGACTTGCATCCCGATTTGGTAATCGTGTCATTTGGAACAAACGAGGCGCACGGGAGGCGTTATTCTGCTTCCGAACATACAGAAGCTATGAGAACCATGCTGGCTGTATTGAAACAGCAATGTCCCGGTGCGGCTTTTTTATGGACAACTCCGCCCGGTGCTTACGTTAGGAACGGACGGCGCGGACCGCGTGTCATCAATCCGCGGACACCTTCGGTGGTAAGTACCGAATTGCGTTTCGCACGCGAGAACGGGCTTGCCGTTTGGGACTTATACGATATTGTGGGAGGAAAGGAGCGTGCCTGCCTGAACTGGAATGCGGTACATTTCTATCAGCGCGACAAGATTCATTTTACGAGAGAAGGATATATAGTACAAGGTTTATTGCTTCACGAAGCATTCATAAAGGCTTACAACGATTATGTGGCAACTGGATTGGAGTAA
- a CDS encoding SGNH/GDSL hydrolase family protein yields the protein MKNKVTSTFLFALLVAGGLLAMYFLPVLKIGGYTLRKVDLLSDLRPDPVEEVLADSDSLVLPPVVKPAFVDTCKTGMTCIEDYADSTMRGMSHFYEALSACPTLHRPVRIAYFGDSFIEGDILTADLRAMLQSRFGGCGVGYVPVTSRVAGFRPTVKHTFSGWKTHSVTDSVGFNRRLQDLSNHYYYPSPGARVSLKGLGTYADHLGACEASSFYFVSLDSIRLSAVLNQGADTVSYAFAGDSLLQAATVQEDIRSVEWRVEHTDSTAICYGVTMDPSSGIVVDNFSTRGSSGQQLGGVPMPMLRAYNRLRTYDLIVLQYGLNVASEGITNYRYYTSEMVKVINRLKEAFPQASFLLVSIGDRESKDETGKLRTMPGVKNLVRYQQALAAETHIAFWNLYEAMGGEGSIVKMVESKPQQANYDYTHINFRGGKHLAELLFETLMYGKEQHEKRKAYENE from the coding sequence ATGAAAAATAAAGTTACATCCACGTTTCTCTTTGCTTTGCTGGTTGCAGGAGGTTTGTTGGCGATGTATTTCCTGCCTGTCTTGAAGATTGGGGGATATACGTTGCGCAAAGTTGATTTACTGTCCGACTTGCGCCCCGACCCTGTGGAGGAGGTGCTGGCAGACTCTGATTCTTTGGTGTTGCCTCCGGTGGTGAAGCCTGCCTTTGTCGATACGTGCAAGACCGGAATGACTTGCATCGAAGACTATGCCGATTCTACGATGCGGGGGATGTCGCATTTCTACGAAGCTTTGTCGGCTTGTCCGACGCTTCACCGTCCCGTGCGTATTGCTTATTTCGGAGATTCGTTTATCGAAGGAGACATTCTCACTGCCGATTTGCGTGCCATGCTTCAGTCGCGTTTCGGCGGTTGTGGTGTCGGTTATGTCCCGGTTACTTCCCGTGTGGCAGGATTCCGCCCCACGGTTAAACATACGTTCAGCGGTTGGAAGACCCATTCGGTTACTGATTCGGTGGGCTTTAACCGCCGTTTGCAGGATTTGTCCAATCATTATTATTATCCTTCGCCGGGTGCCCGTGTTTCGTTGAAAGGTTTGGGTACATACGCTGACCATCTGGGAGCGTGCGAGGCGTCTTCCTTCTATTTTGTTTCGCTCGACTCCATCCGGCTTTCGGCTGTACTCAATCAGGGAGCGGATACGGTTTCGTATGCTTTTGCCGGCGACAGCCTGTTACAGGCAGCTACGGTGCAGGAGGATATACGTAGTGTCGAATGGAGAGTGGAACATACAGATTCTACTGCTATCTGTTACGGTGTGACCATGGATCCTTCTTCGGGCATTGTGGTTGACAACTTCAGTACCCGGGGCAGCAGCGGGCAGCAGTTGGGCGGTGTGCCGATGCCGATGTTGCGGGCGTATAACCGGCTCCGTACATACGATTTGATTGTCTTGCAATACGGTTTGAATGTGGCATCGGAAGGTATAACGAATTACCGCTATTACACTTCCGAAATGGTGAAGGTAATCAACCGTTTGAAAGAGGCATTCCCGCAAGCTTCCTTCTTGCTGGTCAGCATCGGAGACCGTGAGTCGAAGGATGAGACAGGCAAGTTGCGTACGATGCCGGGTGTCAAGAACCTGGTGCGCTATCAGCAGGCACTGGCTGCCGAGACGCATATCGCTTTTTGGAATCTTTACGAAGCGATGGGGGGAGAAGGCAGCATTGTGAAGATGGTGGAAAGCAAGCCGCAACAGGCGAATTACGATTATACCCATATTAATTTCAGAGGAGGGAAACACTTGGCTGAATTGTTATTTGAGACATTGATGTACGGCAAAGAACAGCATGAGAAACGGAAAGCTTATGAAAATGAATAG
- the lpxA gene encoding acyl-ACP--UDP-N-acetylglucosamine O-acyltransferase codes for MISPLAYVDPSAKIGNNVTVHPFAYIDKNVEIGDDNEIMPYASLMSGTRMGNGNKVCQGAVIAAVPQDFAYTGEDTIARIGDNNVIRENAVIIRATHADHETSVGNGNFIMTGARLSHDVTVGNRCIIGNGSQISGNCIVFDCSILTSNVLMQGNTRLGSYSVVQGGCRFVKDIPPYIVAAHEPIEFYSISTLVLERAGFSETLVKHIAQAYRILYKANTSQHDALIRIREQIPNSPEIENIIKFVESSKLGIIH; via the coding sequence ATGATCAGTCCTTTAGCTTATGTTGACCCGTCTGCAAAGATTGGCAACAATGTTACGGTTCATCCGTTTGCCTATATCGATAAGAATGTCGAGATAGGGGATGACAATGAGATTATGCCTTACGCAAGCCTGATGAGCGGTACACGTATGGGTAACGGTAACAAGGTCTGCCAAGGAGCAGTGATTGCAGCTGTTCCGCAAGACTTTGCCTATACAGGAGAAGATACCATTGCACGCATCGGAGACAATAATGTGATTCGTGAGAATGCCGTGATTATCCGTGCTACACATGCCGACCATGAAACATCGGTGGGTAATGGTAATTTTATCATGACCGGTGCACGTTTGTCGCATGATGTGACAGTGGGCAACCGGTGCATTATCGGAAACGGTTCGCAAATTTCAGGAAACTGCATCGTTTTCGATTGCTCTATCCTGACATCGAATGTGCTGATGCAGGGAAATACGCGGCTGGGAAGTTATTCGGTGGTGCAAGGAGGTTGCCGTTTCGTAAAGGATATACCTCCTTATATCGTGGCAGCGCACGAACCGATTGAGTTCTACAGCATCAGTACGCTTGTGCTGGAGCGTGCAGGATTCTCTGAGACCTTAGTCAAGCACATTGCGCAGGCATACCGTATTTTGTACAAGGCAAATACCTCACAGCACGATGCGCTGATCCGTATCAGGGAGCAGATTCCGAACAGTCCTGAGATTGAAAACATTATCAAGTTTGTGGAATCTTCCAAGCTGGGTATCATTCATTGA